Genomic DNA from Hordeum vulgare subsp. vulgare chromosome 2H, MorexV3_pseudomolecules_assembly, whole genome shotgun sequence:
acgaATATTGTGTTTTGTTTAACTTTTAGATCAGGTAACTTAAGCTCCAAACACTCACCATTCAACGAGCGACTAACTTCATGatgatgatttttttttgctGGAGACAATAAATAAGGTCTACGGAAAGAACACCGGTTCTGGTCCCTAGATAAATAATTCCTTTGGAGCTAATTAATTTGCCTAGCACAGTGTAAAACAGTGGCATACACCCTGTTTACCTAGCCCTTTTTTGCATGCACATAAGTTATCCCATGTTTCCTATGAAAGACGTAATCAAAAGAGCGATAGAAATAAATGTACCTGCTTGACTTCTAATAACCATGCGGTGAACTCTGGTCGCTTGTTCCTACAGAACATATTGCATGGTTTAACTCATGAGAATGCAGTACAGTAGTAGAAAGATTAAAAACATATTAATTTGATTGTCTGTCCTCTAAACTCACGGTCGAAGTCACGGGGATACATCACTTAAATCATTTGATGTCATCAAATCAATGATTACAGAATGATTCTACTTCCGATTCGCATTGGCCATGGAATGGTGTTTGCATATTACCATAATTCAAAGATTTCATATTTATCACCATTAAAACAACAACTGATAAGATAAATGCACTAAGCTACTACCACATTTTATCACCTTCTTGCATAATAGTAGCCCACCAAGAAATTGTTATGTCTTAGAACAAATTATGGATTACCAGTAGGGTTGAGAGTGGCAGCGGCCAGTCCATGGGCCCACTCACACATCACATATATTAGTATCCAACTTTCAGGCATTAGGATACATTTAAGGCGCGGGTGATCATCATATCATAAGATTTGTGTTCCTGAAAATCAGCACCTCTCAAAATCCAAAAGACAGATGGAGTTCTAGAATTATCCTTTTGGGCAAAGACTTAGGTGCTCTCCCATCGCCACTGTCCTCGAGTAACACACTGGCTCATCACCAGCGGCAAGGAGCATGGATGGTTGTGTGGCCTCGTCGCTAGGTGCCTAGGTGTACAGCACTCACATAGACGCGGTAGGGCTCTCCACAGGCAGTGGGGCAAAGCAGCAACTCTCCAATAAGAACATGCTCATCTTTTGTTGGATTCTTTTTCTAATTTGTGGCCGATGCATGCTACCTGGTTGCAAATCCAGGAAGGTTGGAGGAGGAGAAGCCAGCTACGGCTTAAGAGAGGATGTGGAGAAGCAAACAAGTGATTTATCTGTCATTTTCCTCCATTATTATGATTCTACATAGCTGCAAGAAGCAGTTACTGTTATGAACTTATTGGTTAGTGAGAACAGTTTTATACATAACATAATGATTGTGAACATCTTTCTGTATTTATGCAGTCTGCACTCCATGTGTGATAAATTGTTGGTTCATGCGATATTATCAGTGTTTATGTGCGGCAGTAGCAAACTCTGTGGATGCGCTCATCTATGATAACACTTTGGCCAGTGATAGATCACCATACTAGCTAGCCCTGGAGAAGATCAGTCCGCAACCATCAGTGGTTTCTGGGATTTCCATTGGTCTGCGCAAAATTGTTTCTAGATTGCAGGCTGAACAAATCAACTCGCCAAAGGTGGCAAATAAGGTGTGTGCTGCAGGCTGCGACAAAATGCAAAAATGTTTGCTGGGCAGTGCAGCCAAGCACGGCGCCACCGTCCACCATACCACAACACACTTTCATCCTTAACTAACATTAGTCTCATGCAATTCTACCAGACAGATATAAATTCATAATATTCTAAATCTTGGCTTGAGAAACCTAAAACTAAGAAATGATGATCTAGAAGCAAAAAAAGAAGCAAGATCCTCACCACATATCGACCTCACGGATGATGCCATACTTGCCCCAGGAGTTGGTCACTGCAGACTTCTTCCCCAgatccttcttctcatccttcctcttcttcttcttcttttccctcTCCTtgtccttcctcttcctcttctccttctctttcctcctccttctcctctcctcctcttccctctccttcctcctccgccgcctcctccttcgcctctccTCCTCCGAGTCCGACTCGCTTTCCGACTCCTCGCTGGAACCCGAGTGCGCAGACTCAGACTCCGACTCCGACTCCGACCCCGAGCTCTCGCTGcggctcctcctccgccgccgacgccgccgctccttctccttcctccgccGTTTCCGCCGCTCGCCCGAGTCCTCGTCGGAGCTCTCGCTCTCTTCCTCCGCCTCGTCGCGCCTCTTTGACTTGCCATGGTGGCCCCGGTGTCGCCTCCCCTTCgaacgcccctcctcctcctcggcggcTTCTAGGGATTTGCTGCGGCTGCGGCTGCGGCTGCGCCCCGCCGccatctccccctcctccttggcGGCATCATCTGCGGCCGAGCCGTTCTCGTCCTTGGCCATGCCTACCCGCCGCCCTAGGGTTTCGCCGTTCCGCGCCGCGGAGAAAAACAATCGAGAGCGGGAGCGAGGTGGCGAGCGCGAGACGAGACGAGACGGATCGGCGGCTCGCCGAGTGGCGAGTGTGAGAACGAGATAGCCTGGTTTCCACCGGGCCCAGGTGCCAGTGAACCCGAACCGGTATCGCGCTGACAGGTGGGCCATACTCCTCCTGTACACGTATTCCTCCGCGCGCCCCTGTTgtctgtctccctctccttcGACCAAACCTCCCACCTCGCCGCCCGATCCGACCCGCCGGCGACCCGCCGCCGCTCTCGAGCGTCGCCGATCTGCAGCGCAGATCCCGCACGAGGTTTGCTCACCTCATCAACTCGCTGGCGCAGAATCGCCACGCCTAGCCAGCTCTTGAATTTTAGCGCACGCGGatctggtgggaggagcccgcggGTGCTGCTGCCTCGGCGATGTCGAGGGTCCGGGACAGGACGGAGGACTTCAAGGAGTCCGTTCGCGTCGCCGCGCTCTCCCATGGCTACACGGAGGTGAGCTCATATGCCGCCTCGCACACCTGCGCCATCTCTCCTCTGCGCTGGAACCTATCAGTTACTGTCTCAACAGCAGTCCCATCATTTACGATCCATTGTGTTGATTTTCTCTTTTCGCAGTCGCAATTGGCCGCGCTCATGTCGTCCTTCATCATCCGGAA
This window encodes:
- the LOC123427324 gene encoding vicilin-like seed storage protein At2g18540, which codes for MAAGRSRSRSRSKSLEAAEEEEGRSKGRRHRGHHGKSKRRDEAEEESESSDEDSGERRKRRRKEKERRRRRRRRSRSESSGSESESESESAHSGSSEESESESDSEEERRRRRRRRRKEREEEERRRRRKEKEKRKRKDKEREKKKKKRKDEKKDLGKKSAVTNSWGKYGIIREVDMWNKRPEFTAWLLEVKQVNLEALANWEEKQMFKEFMEDHNTATFPSKKYYDLDAYHQRMMEKEKRNGLKNAGSVAVRTVFNDEEVRRLELLQERERRKEEEVTALKRSMQTGMAQAMKQQSLLREEMMLQYKLGNFEAAAAIQKRLDPDAPPQ